In a single window of the Sediminicoccus sp. KRV36 genome:
- a CDS encoding phage holin family protein → MSSWMEQWPDAASAAAAAVAVAVRASIADQPRSLRLVLLDAIATGGLSFLAFHALVGLPPALGGPVSAQFAAGLSGFIGVLGWATITRLAWSRWGGGAGK, encoded by the coding sequence ATGTCGAGCTGGATGGAGCAATGGCCCGACGCAGCCAGCGCGGCGGCGGCGGCGGTGGCCGTGGCCGTGCGCGCCAGTATTGCCGATCAGCCGCGCTCCCTGCGCCTGGTGCTGCTGGACGCCATCGCCACGGGCGGGCTGTCGTTCCTGGCCTTCCACGCGCTGGTGGGCCTGCCGCCTGCGCTGGGCGGGCCAGTCAGCGCCCAATTTGCGGCTGGCCTGAGCGGGTTCATCGGCGTTCTCGGCTGGGCCACGATCACGCGGCTGGCCTGGTCCCGCTGGGGTGGCGGCGCGGGCAAGTGA